Genomic window (Alteromonas pelagimontana):
CGATTTGGCCAAAGAAGTGGTTACCGGCTTAACCACCAATGATGTGGTGTTAAATGCCACCATGTCCTTTGAAGATATCACTGTATCCGGTAATGAAAGTCTATCGGTAGAGCCGAGGGTTTTTGCTGTTCAGTCATTGTTCGAGCAGGAAAAAACCATAGGCTCATTGGCTATTGAGCCGAATCTGGAGTTTATTGAATCCCGTGCCCGGCAACTCGCTTTAGATAATGCCAAAGCTATGATTATACAGGCGTTTGTGGTCACCCTGGTGGCCATTTGTGTAGCATTTTTGCTTATTACCCGGCCGATGATAAAAATAGCCCAGTCACTGCACAAGACCACCCCCGGTGAAGGCAACCGCCTTGCTGTACCTGAATTTCATCAGCACAGTGAGCTAGGGGGGCTGGTGCGAGACATCAACAATCTTCTGGATAAAACCGAGCAGCAGTTTTCCCAGGAAAGACAGCTAAGAAGTGAAATTGAAGCGCTGGAAAAACGGTTTCGCATGCTATTTGAAAATTCCTTTTCTCCTATTGTGCTGATGGAGCCCCGGGGTAACATCCTGCTGTTTAATGCCGCTTTTGAAAAAATCATCGAAAGACTGGAACTGCCGTTGCGTAAAAGTTTTGGGCCGCTGTTGGAAGGCTTATTTGCTGAGCCATCCAAACTTTCAAAAACCGTAGAATTGGCTTTCGCCAACGAAGAAATAGCCACCGGGGAATTTAAACTTAAAAGCCAGGACCCGGAGCTATCCCTGTGGGTTCAGGTAGTGGTGACATCCATAATCAGTGATGATTTGCGGGAGTACTACCAGATCACGCTGCATGACATTTCCAAGCGGAAAAAGGAGCTGGAAGCGCTGGCCTATCAGGCTGACTTCGACAAGCTGACCAACCTTTACAACCGTCAGGGATTGGAGAAGAAGCTCGACCAGTTTATTGACAACAAAAAGCCGTTCGCGCTGGTGCTAATAGACCTGAACTGGTTTAAACAAATCAATGACGTTTACGGGCACGAATCTGGCGATGAGATCCTTATTTTTGTGGCCGACAGAATGAAAAAAACCTTGCGGCCACAGGACTTTGGCTGTCGCTGGGGCGGGGACGAATTTGTGTTGCTGCTGGATAATGCCAGCCACCATGAAACCCGCGACCTGGTGGATAGGCTGGCCAGGCGGATCGGGCGGCCCTACTTCTTACGCAAGTTTAATCAAAACGTGACCATTGGTGCGAGTATAGGCGCCGCAATGTATCCGCAGGATTCCTCCGACTTGCAGACGATCATCAATTTGGCTGACAACGCCATGTATGACGTAAAGAAAACGAAAGACGATCATCCCGGTCTTTCTTTGAAGTTTGCCAACGAACTGGTCGGGGAGGCGTCTGTTCGTGAAAAGTCGGTTTGACTTTTTTACCTCGCTAAACGCGCTGCTGCCTGATATCACCTACCGCGTCGCCCAAGTCAGGGCGGTGCTGGTGGTTTTTATCGCGCTCTTTATTATTCTTACGGTAAGCGCTCTCTGGCGGGGGGAAGGCGAGTGGCTGCTTGAGCAGACGACCATCATCCTGTTTTTCCTTATCCTGCTGAAATACATGTCTGCTGATACCAGTAACATGGTAGCGGGAATGTCGTTATGGACGGTGACCATCTTCGCATCCTCCATCGCATTCTATTACGATGGCTTATTTGATACGGCGCTGTTCCTTTACCCTGGCGTGCTGATTTTTGCCTCCTTCCTGGGCGGCAAAACCATAATCCTGCCGCTGGCGTTCTACATGCTGTTCAGCTTTTATTTCTTTGCCTATGCTATCTCCATTGATTTGATTGAGAATGCTTATGATGTGCCCGAAGCAGCCTGGCGCAAAGCTGCGGATATGTCACTGATGTTATTGTTATATGGCCTGGGCATCATACTTATCACCCACTACGTGAAAGGGTTGCTGCAGCGGCTGACAGATCAGAAAAAGCGCACCGAACTTATCCGCAAAGACGCAGAATCCCGCTTACTTTTTGACGAGCAGACCAGTTTGCCTAATGGTGAGAAATGTAAGCGGGATTTTGGTAGCGTGGTTTTATCCGCACATAAAAAAGCCCAGGTGGTTGGTTTTATTATTCTGCGAATGAACAACTTCGACTGGATCAATTCCACCTTGGGCCACAAGCTGGGAGATGCGGTGCTGGCCTCTTTGTCTGAACGTTACATCAAGCTTGAAGATGACAGCACCCGAGTCTATCGTACATCCGGTATCGAGTTTACCTTCATCAAACAGGCCCCGGATTTTGAATCCCTGAACGATTTTTGTCATCAGGCGATACGTTCCACCATCATGCCACTGGCCATATCCGACTTTGATTTTGAAATGAGCTGCGCGCTCGGTATTGCCGCTGCGCCTTTTGACGGAACAGACTTTGAGGAGCTCAGACGTAAAGCCAGTTTCGCGGTTTACCGGGCGAAAAAAGACGAGCAGAACTCCTATCGCTTCTTTGAAAACGATATGAAAGACGCTATTCAGCGTAAGCTGCAGCTTACTCACGAATTAAAAACTGCTATTGAACTCAATCAGTTTGAGCTTTTCTATCAACCAAAAGTTGAGCTGGCCACTAATCAAATTGTGGGTGCAGAGGCGCTGATAAGATGGAAAAAAGACGGCAATTATTTACTGCCTAAAGAATTTATCCCGGTGGCGGAAGAATCCGGTTTAATAGTTGAAATTGGCCGCTGGGCATTAGAAGCCGCTTGCCTGGAATGCGCCCGCTGGCAACAGGCAGGGCTGCATGGAATGACGGTCGCTGTAAACCTGTCGCCGGTACAGTTCAAACGGGGAAGCTTACCTACCCATGTTTTTCGCGCCCTACAGAAATCCGGGCTTGATCCCAATTTGCTTGAGCTGGAAATCACCGAATCTTTGTTTATTGATGATCCTGATCACGTTAAGCAGCAGGTCCACGCGATGGTAGAGCGGGGCGTCAACTTTGCCATTGATGATTTTGGTACCGGCTATTCCAACCTCAACTACCTTGCAAAATTTAATGCCTCGACATTAAAAATAGATATGTCGTTTGTGCGGGAAATGGTGCAAAACCCCCAGCAGCAACATATCGTCAGTGCCATTATAAAAATGAGTCAGGTAATGGATTTAGAAAATATAGCCGAAGGTGTGGAAGATGCGCAAACAGCCGCTTTGCTCCGGGAGCAGGGGTGTATTTACGGGCAGGGCTTCTACTGGTCGCCCCCTCTACCGGCCGGTGAATTTTTTCAGTTTGTGAGGGACCAGCCTCAAGCGGCGTAAGGCTGCCGCTTTTTGAACTCTGTTCTATTACGTATATGATTTTTCCCTCAGGTGAAGCCAACTGAGGAATCGGAATAGGAAACAAGATGGATACTATTAAATCTTGGGTAAATGAGTTACCTGACATCGAAGGCCATTATCTAATGGAAGATAGCTTGGTAAACAGAAGCGAGTTCATATTGAAAATATGGTAGTTGATGACGATCCAGCCAGACCTTCCAATTTTCATGTGATAGAAGACCAAGAATATTACTCACTTTCTGTTGAAAACGGCTGTGAAGAGTATTCTTGGCATCTACTAAAGAAGCTATCGGAAAAACGATGCGAAGAATAAGGATGGGTTTTGTACTGCTTGGGATGATTAGTGTCTTTCCCTCTCACGCCAATGACAATGTGGAGTGGTCAACCGACTGCACAACAACTGGATTAGTGCGTTGGACGTTTGATTTGGGAAGGGAGTACGTCAGAATTGAAGACTGTTTCCATGCCAAATGCTGTTCACATGCTCAAAGTATCAGATGGCGGCAAAGCTTTTAAAAACGAGCAGAAAGGGCTATCAAGCTTCTATTTTCCGATGCACCAAGCCAAAGAAGATGTTTATATTTACTCTTCAGATGGCGAGGTAGAAGTTAGCTTTAATAGCTCTTCAATGAAATGTCGTTGTCAGCGAAAAGAAAAGTAGCAGAACACTTTAACAAAAAAGGCAGCTCGCGCTGCCTTTATATGATTATTTCAGATGCTTAAGCACGCCTTGAATAACCTTTGCGCTACCTGCAACAATCTCGCCTTTATAAAGAGGGTCGTTGTTTCCTTTAAAATCTGTCACCAGGCCGCCTGATTCACGCACAAGCAATTCACCCGCTGCAGTGTCCCAGGGTTTAACGCCTCGTTCCCAGTAACCATCGTGACGTCCCGCTGCAACGTAAGCCAAATCAAGAGCTGCACTCCCTGCGCGGCGGATATCCCCACATTCCTGAAAGATTTTATTTAAGCTTAAGGCGTATTCACCAAAACGTGCTTTATTTTTGAATGGTAAACCTGTGGCGAGTATAGTTTCTTGTAAGTCTTTAGGTTTTGACGTACGAATACGGTAACCGTTTAACTGCGCACCCTGACCACGGCTAGCGGTAAAAAGTTCGCCACGAATGGGATCAAAAACCACACCTTGTTCGATTCGGCCTTTATGAAGAAGCGCGATGGAAACGGCAAAATGAGGGATGCCCTTTACAAAATTGGTGGTGCCATCCAGAGGATCGATTATCCACTGATATTCAGTATCACTGCCTGCGGTTTCGCCGCTTTCTTCGCCGAGAAAAGAATGATCAGGATAAGATTGCTGAATCTTATTAATAATTGCTTTTTCTGCTTCTTTATCAATTTGCGTAACGAAATCGTTTGCGCCTTTAGATTCTGTTGCAATGTCACTACGATTTTCAAAACCGCGAACAATAATTGTACCCGCCGCGCGCGCAGCGCGCACCGCAATATTCAGCATCGGATGCATAGATAAACCACCAATTGTATAAAGATCAAAGTGAAACGCTGCAACAATACCGTCTGTGAAAGGAGAGGCATTGATCAGCATTCTCGAAAACGCGCGAAGTGTAGCAGAGTGAACAAATTATGCAATGTGTTCACCTGACGATTGGGCATCACAATAGCTTCAGGATAGCCATCTAGAGCTCTACTGTGTTATTATCCTGCGCCTTTCCACAATGCAGGCAGACACATGCTCGACAACATCAGAATTGTACTCGTTAACACTTCCCATACAGGTAATATTGGTTCTACCGCCAGAGCGATGAAAACCATGGGATTGAGTAACCTTTATCTGGTGGATCCGGTAAAGGAGCCTGACGGTCAGGCCAGTGCATTGGCTGCCGGCGCGGGTGATGTTCTGGCGAATGCTACCATTGTTCCCACCTTACAGGAGGCAGTGGCAGAATGCGGTTTGGTGGTTGGCACGTCGGCGCGCTCGCGCACCCATTCGTGGCCTATGTTAGAGCCCAGAGAATGTGGCGGAAAATTAGTTAGCGAAGTGGAAAACTATCCAGTGGCCTTGGTTTTTGGCCGCGAAAATAACGGCTTGTCCAACGAAGAGCTTCAGCAATGTCACTTTCATGTATGTATTCCGGCAAATCCTGATTACAGCTCGTTAAATCTGGCAGCTGCGGTGCAAACCCTGTGTTATGAAATTCGAATGGCGCATCTGGATACTACCCGTTTACCTGAAAAAGAAGCCGAGTATCCGCTGAACGAGGATTTGGAGCGCTTTTATGTGCACCTGGAATCGACGCTATTACGCACCAATTTTATTGTGAAGAACCATCCGGGCATGGTGATGACAAAACTGCGACGCCTGTTTAATCGTGCGCGGCCAGAATCACAGGAACTGAATATTCTGCGTGGCATGCTATCTTCTATTGATAAATCGACCAAAGAGTAAAAACCGGTGTTTGAGCGTATAAAAGACGACATTCGCGGTGTATTTCACCGGGATCCCGCAGCCCGCAATACCTTTGAGGTACTTACCAATTATCCCGGTCTTCATGCGGTATGGTTACACCGCATCAGCCATAAGTTGTGGCGAATGAACTGGAAATGGCTGGCACGCAGTTTATCTACTTTTAGCCGCTGGCTCACCGGCATTGAAATTCATCCAGGCGCGACCCTTGGCCGTCGGGTTTTTATCGATCACGGCATGGGCGTGGTAATTGGCGAAACCGCCGAAATTGGTGATGACGTTACTTTGTACCACGGTGTGACGTTAGGCGGAACAAGCTGGAAAGCCGGAAAGCGTCATCCGACTCTGGAGAGAAACGTAGTGGTTGGCGCTGGAGCTAAAGTTTTAGGGCCAATTACTATCGGTGAAGGTGCCAAAGTTGGTTCCAATTCAGTGGTAGTTAAAGATACGCCCGCCGGGGCTACGGTAGTGGGCATTCCGGGGCGGATTGTACTTTCTGCTGTTGATAAGGACGAAATTGAACGCACCAGCAAAAAACGCAACCAGATTGCTGAAAAATATGGTTTTGATGCTTACGCAGTAGCGCCGGATAATCCTGATCCGGTAGCCAACGCGATGGGCGTGATGCTGGAACATATGCACAAAATGGACGCTAAAGTCGAAGAGCTTTGTGGTGTTATTCGCTCCCTCGGCGGCGATGTCTGTACCGACAATTTACATTCCATTACGGCAGAAGACTTTGCGAATACTGGCATCGATCCCTTTGTTCGCGATGAGGCTGGCGACAGCCATGAAGCCTTTGATCCCAAAATTTAAGTAGAGGCGTGGAGCGAATACCTTAGTAAATTAGTAGGGTATATACTTGACCATTTTACTCGGGTATGGAACAATTTCCGCATTGATTTTGGGCAGGGGAGAGATATGAAATTAACTTCAAAAGGGCGTTATGCAGTTACCGCAATGCTGGATGTAGCATTACATTCTACGCAGGGGCCGGTTCCTTTAGCGGATATCTCCGAGCGCCAGGAAATTTCATTATCCTATCTTGAGCAGCTTTTCTCTCGCTTACGCAAAGAGCAGTTGGTTGACAGTGTTCGGGGGCCGGGAGGCGGCTATTTGTTGGGCCGCGACGCTGGTAGTATCGCCATCGGTGAAGTCATTCGGGCTGTTGATGAAACTGTCGATGCTACCCGCTGTCAGGGGCTGTCAGATT
Coding sequences:
- a CDS encoding sensor domain-containing diguanylate cyclase yields the protein MNKSGLLIRLAVVIGFAAVAIGFLSTQLFYRLTYNQEVKIAHQNIESLYRTIETTAATAAYLADADLAKEVVTGLTTNDVVLNATMSFEDITVSGNESLSVEPRVFAVQSLFEQEKTIGSLAIEPNLEFIESRARQLALDNAKAMIIQAFVVTLVAICVAFLLITRPMIKIAQSLHKTTPGEGNRLAVPEFHQHSELGGLVRDINNLLDKTEQQFSQERQLRSEIEALEKRFRMLFENSFSPIVLMEPRGNILLFNAAFEKIIERLELPLRKSFGPLLEGLFAEPSKLSKTVELAFANEEIATGEFKLKSQDPELSLWVQVVVTSIISDDLREYYQITLHDISKRKKELEALAYQADFDKLTNLYNRQGLEKKLDQFIDNKKPFALVLIDLNWFKQINDVYGHESGDEILIFVADRMKKTLRPQDFGCRWGGDEFVLLLDNASHHETRDLVDRLARRIGRPYFLRKFNQNVTIGASIGAAMYPQDSSDLQTIINLADNAMYDVKKTKDDHPGLSLKFANELVGEASVREKSV
- a CDS encoding putative bifunctional diguanylate cyclase/phosphodiesterase — translated: MKSRFDFFTSLNALLPDITYRVAQVRAVLVVFIALFIILTVSALWRGEGEWLLEQTTIILFFLILLKYMSADTSNMVAGMSLWTVTIFASSIAFYYDGLFDTALFLYPGVLIFASFLGGKTIILPLAFYMLFSFYFFAYAISIDLIENAYDVPEAAWRKAADMSLMLLLYGLGIILITHYVKGLLQRLTDQKKRTELIRKDAESRLLFDEQTSLPNGEKCKRDFGSVVLSAHKKAQVVGFIILRMNNFDWINSTLGHKLGDAVLASLSERYIKLEDDSTRVYRTSGIEFTFIKQAPDFESLNDFCHQAIRSTIMPLAISDFDFEMSCALGIAAAPFDGTDFEELRRKASFAVYRAKKDEQNSYRFFENDMKDAIQRKLQLTHELKTAIELNQFELFYQPKVELATNQIVGAEALIRWKKDGNYLLPKEFIPVAEESGLIVEIGRWALEAACLECARWQQAGLHGMTVAVNLSPVQFKRGSLPTHVFRALQKSGLDPNLLELEITESLFIDDPDHVKQQVHAMVERGVNFAIDDFGTGYSNLNYLAKFNASTLKIDMSFVREMVQNPQQQHIVSAIIKMSQVMDLENIAEGVEDAQTAALLREQGCIYGQGFYWSPPLPAGEFFQFVRDQPQAA
- the suhB gene encoding inositol-1-monophosphatase, producing the protein MHPMLNIAVRAARAAGTIIVRGFENRSDIATESKGANDFVTQIDKEAEKAIINKIQQSYPDHSFLGEESGETAGSDTEYQWIIDPLDGTTNFVKGIPHFAVSIALLHKGRIEQGVVFDPIRGELFTASRGQGAQLNGYRIRTSKPKDLQETILATGLPFKNKARFGEYALSLNKIFQECGDIRRAGSAALDLAYVAAGRHDGYWERGVKPWDTAAGELLVRESGGLVTDFKGNNDPLYKGEIVAGSAKVIQGVLKHLK
- the trmJ gene encoding tRNA (cytosine(32)/uridine(32)-2'-O)-methyltransferase TrmJ, whose translation is MLDNIRIVLVNTSHTGNIGSTARAMKTMGLSNLYLVDPVKEPDGQASALAAGAGDVLANATIVPTLQEAVAECGLVVGTSARSRTHSWPMLEPRECGGKLVSEVENYPVALVFGRENNGLSNEELQQCHFHVCIPANPDYSSLNLAAAVQTLCYEIRMAHLDTTRLPEKEAEYPLNEDLERFYVHLESTLLRTNFIVKNHPGMVMTKLRRLFNRARPESQELNILRGMLSSIDKSTKE
- the cysE gene encoding serine O-acetyltransferase gives rise to the protein MFERIKDDIRGVFHRDPAARNTFEVLTNYPGLHAVWLHRISHKLWRMNWKWLARSLSTFSRWLTGIEIHPGATLGRRVFIDHGMGVVIGETAEIGDDVTLYHGVTLGGTSWKAGKRHPTLERNVVVGAGAKVLGPITIGEGAKVGSNSVVVKDTPAGATVVGIPGRIVLSAVDKDEIERTSKKRNQIAEKYGFDAYAVAPDNPDPVANAMGVMLEHMHKMDAKVEELCGVIRSLGGDVCTDNLHSITAEDFANTGIDPFVRDEAGDSHEAFDPKI
- the iscR gene encoding Fe-S cluster assembly transcriptional regulator IscR is translated as MKLTSKGRYAVTAMLDVALHSTQGPVPLADISERQEISLSYLEQLFSRLRKEQLVDSVRGPGGGYLLGRDAGSIAIGEVIRAVDETVDATRCQGLSDCQGGERCLTHSLWQDLSDRISVFLNSITLGELMDKRDVLEVAGRQDKSKSLSKIAQDIEVSIRL